Part of the Longimicrobium sp. genome, GCGTGGCCAGGTCCTTGGCCACGCTCAGCCCCAGCCCCGTGCCCCCCGCCACGCGCCGCGCGGACTGCTCCACCTGCCAGAACGCGTCGAAGATGCGCTCGTGGTTCTCGGGGGCAATGCCCAGCCCGGTGTCGCGCACCCGCACCATGTGGTACGTGTGGTCGCGCATCACCTCGACGGTAATCCGCCCCTCCTCCGTGAACTTCACCGCGTTGGAAAGCAGGTTCGTCAGGATCTGCCTCACCTTGGGCGCGTCC contains:
- a CDS encoding ATP-binding protein — encoded protein: DAPKVRQILTNLLSNAVKFTEEGRITVEVMRDHTYHMVRVRDTGLGIAPENHERIFDAFWQVEQSARRVAGGTGLGLSVAKDLATLLGGRLEVESGLGAGTTFTLALPAAD